Proteins co-encoded in one Candida albicans SC5314 chromosome 3, complete sequence genomic window:
- the DAL8 gene encoding Dal8p (Putative allantoate permease; fungal-specific (no human or murine homolog)) yields the protein MKSEKDSEIQGINIEPIVSFTKEDLQLDKSHVLTTVISPSGKEVAITNDVDQVMQFVLDHQNTKVVLDEATDKKLLRKIDMYMLPVMCLLYCFQFMDKSSTSYASILGLREDLNMVGDMYSWIATAFYLGYLAFEFPASMLLQRFPVAKTVSVFIIVWGIILCLHSVPQYPGFIALRTILGMLESSVTPAFTIITSQWYKKEEQFLRTSWWFAFNGIGTILGSAIAYGLYQNDGNYSLPTWKLVFIVTGCLTIFLGFVVLIHIPDTPTQAWFLTDEEKLLVVERIRTNQQGFGNTHFKKNQFIEALTDYRSWLLVIYALSSNIPNGGLTNFSGILLYEDFQYSEAKSLLMQMPQGAVEIVGCVLLAWCSQFISSRLLMTVFTTSLTIMSECLLAFYPEKSGRLVGLYLPMLDPLGFICCLSCVSSNFAGHTKKITTNAMYLIAYCTGNLIGPQTFVSSQAPQYIGAKVGMIAGSSVALLSLICLYFSYVWENKKRDSRTMVDMSHIENYEFADLTDKQNPNFRYSK from the coding sequence ATGAAAAGTGAAAAAGATTCTGAAATTCAAGGTATCAACATAGAACCTATTGTTTCTTTTACTAAGGAAGACCTTCAACTTGACAAATCCCATGTGTTGACCACTGTTATTTCTCCTTCCGGTAAGGAAGTCGCCATTACCAATGATGTTGACCAAGTTATGCAATTTGTCCTCGACCACCAAAATACAAAGGTCGTATTAGACGAAGCCACTGACAAAAAACTCCTTAGAAAAATCGACATGTATATGCTACCAGTGATGTgtttattatattgtttCCAGTTTATGGATAAACTGTCAACTAGTTATGCATCAATATTAGGGTTAAGAGAGGATTTGAATATGGTGGGTGACATGTATAGTTGGATCGCTACGGCATTTTACTTGGGGTATCTTGCCTTTGAGTTTCCTGCATCAATGCTTTTACAACGGTTCCCTGTGGCCAAGACAGTGTCAGTATTCATTATAGTATGGGGAATTATTTTATGTTTGCATTCGGTTCCCCAGTACCCAGGGTTTATTGCTTTGAGAACTATTTTGGGAATGTTGGAGCTGAGTGTGACACCTGCCTTCACTATTATCACCTCTCAATGGTATAAAAAAGAGGAACAATTTCTAAGAACTTCGTGGTGGTTTGCATTTAATGGGATAGGAACTATTCTTGGTCTGGCAATAGCCTATGGATTATATCAAAACGATGGAAACTATTCTTTACCAACTTGGAAACTTGTATTTATAGTTACAGGCTGTTTAACCATCTTCTTGGGATTTGTCGTCTTGATACATATTCCTGATACCCCAACACAAGCATGGTTCTTGACAGATGAGGAAAAATTGTTGGTCGTGGAACGTATTAGAACTAACCAACAAGGGTTTGGCAACACTCACTTCAAAAAGAACCAGTTCATAGAGGCTTTAACTGATTACAGATCATGGTTACTTGTTATTTATGCTTTATCAAGTAATATACCCAATGGTGGATTAACCAATTTCAGTGGTATCTTGCTATATGAGGATTTCCAGTACAGTGAAGCCAAATCACTCTTGATGCAGATGCCTCAAGGAGCagttgaaattgttggttGTGTGTTGCTTGCCTGGTGTTCTCAATTCATTTCATCTCGATTATTGATGACAGTTTTCACAACGAGTTTGACAATCATGTCAGAATGTCTCTTAGCGTTTTATCCTGAAAAAAGCGGTAGACTAGTTGGTTTATATCTTCCTATGCTTGACCCTCTTGgatttatttgttgtttgtcGTGTGTATCCTCCAACTTTGCTGGACATACCAAAAAGATCACCACTAACGCAATGTATTTGATTGCCTATTGCACAGGGAATTTGATTGGGCCCCAAACATTTGTTAGTTCTCAAGCTCCACAGTATATTGGTGCCAAGGTGGGCATGATAGCTGGGAGCAGTGTTGCTTTATTGTCTTTGATTTGCTTATACTTTTCCTATGTTTgggaaaacaaaaaacgGGATTCAAGGACGATGGTTGATATGAGCCACATTGAAAACTATGAATTCGCTGATTTGACTGATAAACAAAATCCAAACTTTAGATATAGCAAGTAG
- a CDS encoding uncharacterized protein (Predicted ORF from Assembly 19; removed from Assembly 20; subsequently reinstated in Assembly 21 based on comparative genome analysis), with the protein MITTSLKRSRSLLNKVLPIDIEGDKHSSPSVVTRSSPILNHDSESLHSNKSPASKNSNKKTSKSPSRQGSNNKNTKKTNGHKKRRNSSHQKERTEKSELSQSKRGSDILDQRSKLDWILIVAIGSLILLIYILN; encoded by the coding sequence ATGATAACGACCAGTTTAAAACGATCAAGATCTTTATTGAATAAGGTGTTACCTATCGATATTGAAGGTGATAAACATTCTTCTCCTTCAGTAGTAACGAGGAGTTCTCCAATTCTAAATCATGATTCAGAGTCTTTACACCTGAATAAAAGCCCAGCTtccaaaaattcaaataaaaaaacatcTAAATCACCAAGTAGGCAAGgatctaataataaaaatactAAGAAAACTAACGGGCATAAAAAGCGTCGCAATTCCAGTCATCAGAAAGAAAGAACGGAAAAATCGGAGCTTTCACAATCAAAAAGAGGATCAGATATACTCGATCAAAGAAGTAAATTAGATTGGATTTTAATCGTGGCTATAGGGTCTTTGATTCTTCTCATATacattttgaattga